TCTTTCTTAATACTAGAAATATTTACTAATGACAGTATAGCCAAAACAATATAAATTAACTCAACTATTGGAATTCCCCAACTAATAATTGTTGCTATTAAAGAAAGCACCATACATATAATAATGATAATGTACATTCGCTTTTTTGGGAGTTCTAAACGACGCAAGCGACCAAACGTTTTGAAACAAAAATAACTGAAAACGAAATATACTGCAATAATGAACATAATAATTACACCTAAAATAAAGAATGTTAAATTACTTGTTATAATAAGCATTCCTCCACCCAAAAGACCAATAGTAAAAAAAGTGAAAACTCCTACAACTAAACTAATAATAGCTAAGGCTAATGTTGAACCGCGAACAATCGCACTTTTTTTCCAAAAAACCCTTTGTTCCTCTGTCGCATTCTGACTTACAGGGTTAAATGGTTGCTCTAACATAATCTTCTCCTTTAATAAATAGTATATTAATCTCGGTGAACAGAAAAAATTTTATGAAGTTATTCTAATTGCTCCTGATTATAGTTCTTCTTTGCCATTGCTTCTAATAAAAACAAAACGGGGATTTGCGTCGTAATATTCGTCTTATCAACCATTTCCTGCGTTACATAATACGGAATATTGACATCTGATAGTCCTGCTAGCGTGTTATGGCTCGTATTGGTGATACTAATAATCCGACTGCCATATTGCTGCATATTCTGCGCCTGCTCAAGCACCTGATCCGTTTCACCAGATACAGATAAAATAATCATGACTGCATTATTTTTAAACTGCTCTCCCGGATTAGGATAAAATGGATCTTTAATATAAAAAGTCCGTTTTTTCATGTTTGAGAAAAAACGACTGCCATATTCTGCCAAAATCCCTGAAGTTCCAATGCCAAAAAAGACAACTAAATCAGCTTCATTAATAATTTCAGCTGCAGCATCTAACACTTGGTCATAGTCTCGGTTCATTGTCCGCTCAAAAAACTCTTCTAAAACTTCAACTGTATCAGCTGTTTTTTTCTTTACTGCGCGTGTTGCCTCTTGTTTTAGCTTCACTTTAAATTCGGAAAAGCCTTCACAACCAAGTTTCCTTGTAAAACGAACAATGGAAGCTGGTGAAACGTGCGTCACTTCTGAAAGTTCGCGAACTCGCATAAACATAACTTTATCCCGATTATCCATTATGTAACGGTATAAATGATGTTCTGTCTCTGTAAATTGCCTAATCACTTCATAGGAAAACATAAATCTATTCACCTCATCCATATCAGTATTTCCCGGGAAATAAAAAACAGATGACCGCCTCGCAATATGCAACTTAGGTCATCTGTCCGCATCCATCTTCTTATAAGGATGGAATATTTTTCTTTTTCTTCACATAGAATCGAAGGGCAATAATAATTGCACCGCCAATCGTATTAACAATCGGACTTAACGCTACGTTAATATTTGGAGGAATAGTCACTTGAACAATCGTCATGACGAACATCCATACAGCGATGACTCCAACTGCCACAAGCAAGTATTTGATGGTGCCACCTTTTTGGCCAGCACGCATATTTGATGCATATTTACGTAAAATCAGCATTGCAAAACCGCCGACAACTGCTGTGATTAGGAGTACGATAATTCCCAAAGTCTGTGCATTTTTTTGGAAGAAAGCACTAATTCCAGAAATTAACATCATCGCTCCAAGTACAAGCAACCCACCGTCTAGTACAAGCCACCATTTATCGGTATTTTGCTCTACTGGTGCAGCTTTTACATCTAAAGAAACAACATATTCTGTTGGTGTTAAATTAAATAATTTTCTCGCTGTGATGCCTTTTTTCTGTTCTGCTAAAATCTTCTCACACATTTCATAGATAATGATTTCTCGCTGTTCCTCACCGTAATGGGTCCCGCGCAAATGTTTTTCGACTTCCATTACATATTGCAAATTCCGCTTTGTTAATCCAGCTTTCAACTCAGCTAAAAGCGGTTTATTCGTTTCTGTGGTCAATGCTAAATCCTCCCTCACTCATTCTAACATCCATTATACCGGACTTACCGACTATAAAAAAGCTATTTTTTCAATTGATTTTAGAGCCCTGAAAAAGCCCACGCATTTTGCGCAAAAGATACAACATTAAAATGAAAACGGCAATAACCGAACCTATTCCCCAACAAATATAAGAAACAAAGCTTAATGAATCTGTATTCGTAACAGCTAGATTTGCTATCGCTACGCCAAAAACTAATGAGAACACGATAAGAAACGGCCACTTGACCCATGGAAATGCAAATAAGTATCCACTACGCTCAATATGTTGCTTTCTGTATAAGACTAAAATAAACACAACCATGAAAATATTTAAAAGTATACTAAAAATAACCGGGCCAATCGCCACTGATTCAAACGAAAATAGCGCAAACACATTCAGAT
The nucleotide sequence above comes from Listeria ivanovii subsp. londoniensis. Encoded proteins:
- a CDS encoding MurR/RpiR family transcriptional regulator → MFSYEVIRQFTETEHHLYRYIMDNRDKVMFMRVRELSEVTHVSPASIVRFTRKLGCEGFSEFKVKLKQEATRAVKKKTADTVEVLEEFFERTMNRDYDQVLDAAAEIINEADLVVFFGIGTSGILAEYGSRFFSNMKKRTFYIKDPFYPNPGEQFKNNAVMIILSVSGETDQVLEQAQNMQQYGSRIISITNTSHNTLAGLSDVNIPYYVTQEMVDKTNITTQIPVLFLLEAMAKKNYNQEQLE
- a CDS encoding DUF1129 domain-containing protein; translation: MTTETNKPLLAELKAGLTKRNLQYVMEVEKHLRGTHYGEEQREIIIYEMCEKILAEQKKGITARKLFNLTPTEYVVSLDVKAAPVEQNTDKWWLVLDGGLLVLGAMMLISGISAFFQKNAQTLGIIVLLITAVVGGFAMLILRKYASNMRAGQKGGTIKYLLVAVGVIAVWMFVMTIVQVTIPPNINVALSPIVNTIGGAIIIALRFYVKKKKNIPSL